The region TTTTCCTTTTCAGTATCTTCCAGGGAACCTCTGATTGAGCGAAAGGAGGCCTAGGCGGCCGAGAAGAGGATTGCCGAGGAGGAGAAGAAGCCCGAGCCGGCCGGGAAGAAGGTCGTTCTGGACCTCTCGGAGACTGTTGGGATGGAGAGGCTAAGAGGGCGATCCCGCTTCAGCAGGTCCCTCCGGCTTAGGAGGGCATCCTGGGGGACAACCTGGAAGTTATGGGCGAGGGAGGCCCCTTCAAGCGGCTCCGGAACCAGGACGGGGTCGTTCAGACCTTTGTCCCCAACTGGGCTATTCTGACGACCGACAATACTATCTATCCAGCGAGGCAGGCCATGAAGGAGATGGCTTTGGACCTCTGCCATGGACTTCAGCTTTCGGTCGACCGTTCACTCTTTGCGGCGGCCTCTCCGACCGAAGCCTGCACGGAGCTGATGTCCTTCTTATCCCTTGTAAGTTGcatttatttttcttgtacttatTTAGTCCTTCATCGTACTTTCTTCGATTATCTAATATTTTTTTCCTTGTGTATTTTTGTAGGCTACCACTTGGGTCACTGCTGTTACGGACAAGGTTCGGGATATGGAGGGCCGAATGGCTCAGGTGGTGGAGCTCGAACGGAGGTCTACTGTGGTCTAGGAGGAGCTCAGGAGAGTTCAACTGCAGAATGACACTCTGATTATCCAGGCTACTGTATTGCAGAATGATAAGCAGCAGCTAGAGGGGGGCCTGCCAAGGGTGAACAGGAGGATCGCCCATTAGAATGGCCAGCTGAAGAAGTCTCGCAAGGAGCTTCGCAAGACGAAGAAACAGCTGGACCAGACCGAAGAGCGCTGCTTCAAGTTTGGCGCTGATTATGTCCTGGAGAAGGCTCACGGCCTTGGCTAAGATTATAAGCAGTTGTTGGATGACATCCTGAGGAACCCACAGTTCGGGCGGCCGTGGAAGCTCCTGAGGTATCTTATGGCTATGAAAAAGAACTCTTCGATGAAGACCTTCAGTCCTAATTTTTGGActtgtaatttttatttttagttGCCACTCTTGCCTTCGGTCCTCGTACTTTGTCTGCCTTCGGGATTTGTAACTTAATTGCCTTTGGGGCCTTATTACAGTATCTTTCTTTGCATCTTTCTTCAGTATTTTTATTTCTGTCATGATTTATTGTGACTTAACAGTTTTGCATAATTTACTGCATCTCCGGCTTATCTTTTGCCTTTGCACTTTTGTACTTCTTTGCCATGTCTTCGGCCCTTTTattgcatctttggctttataCTTGCCTTAGCAATTTTTAGGCAATATTCATCTTCGGCCCTTAGTGTTAAGGGGTCAAGCTGTTAGCCCGAAGGGAAACCTTGGGCCATTAAGACTGAATATCTTTAGTCTTTTTGTGCGAAGAAACAAGGGGTCGCCTACTTTGGGATTTCCCCCAGGCGAGTCTCTTTCGTTCCATCGGTCAAAAAATGTACTTCAAGTTTTTTAGGTAAAATCTTTAGTGACAGATTTAGCTTGGAGAAGGAAGGGTTCATTTTTTTTGGGATCGCCCCTAGACGAGTCCTTCTTCGCTTCCAAGGTTTACTTGCAAAATTTTCTAAGTGTAAAATTTGAAGTTGAGGACGCAGGGCTTGTTTTCTTCGGGATCGCTCCTAGACAAGTACTTATTCGTTCCTTCAGTAGTTATTTGCCCTTAACATAAATAGAATTTGCCATAGAATGATGAAGGGGAATGTCTTTTTTAGGATTGCCCTTAAACATTCTTCGTTCGTCTCAGTTTTGTTAATTCCCAGCTATAGTTTTATAACAGCCTTAAGACGAAGGATATTACTCGTTAGAGGATTGCCGTTAGTTAATGATCATTCGTCCTTTTATGTAAGTAAGTCAAAATATGTCGGACGAAGGATTTATCTTCTTCGGGATCGCCCCTTGGTAATACCCGTTCGTCCGCTTAATTTGTCATAAATTCAAGTAATAAAGTTGTGCGAAGGAAGTGTATTTTCATTGATCATTAAGTCATTACACATTTCACATAGAGTTCAAAATGAAGTACAAACgggaaataaaagaaaatttcCCAGTATTTTTGATGGCTTCTACAGCCAGTGTTTCCAGCTTGTAAGTTCCTGGGCAGACGACCTCAATCACTGTGTAAGGTCATTCCTAGTTCGGCTGAAGCTTCCCTCGTCTTGTTGGCATAGATATAGCTAATTCCCGTTGGACCAAGTCACCAACACCGAATGACCTTTTCTTGATGCCCGAATCATAGTGTTGGGCAGCCTGCAGTAGGTACTTTATATTTCTTTGGTGGGAAGCTTCCCTTTCTTCTTCCAGTAAGTCTACATTCACCCTTAATCCGAAGTTATTGACTTTCACGTTGTAGAATTCTGTTCCATAAGACTCTGGGCCCATTTCGACCGGTACAAGGACATTTGTTCCATATGCCAGTCTGAAGGGAGTTTCCCCGGTGGAAGATCTGGGCGTCGTTTGGTAGGCCCATAAGACCCAGGGTAACTCTTCGACCCATCTTCCTTTGGCTTCGCCCAATATTTTCTTAATTCCATGAAATAATTGACACTGTTTGCATTTATTTGCATATTCGCTCGCATCGGCTTGCAAAGTCAGCCAAATGAACCCTTGCCGAAGGATCTTAAAGGCAAGAAACCGACCGGCCAGATGTACTCTGCGGATCCCTTTATGCACTGTCTTCAAAGCCCGTTGTTGTTATTCGGGATTCAAGCACCTCAAGAGGGGTTGAGTGGCCGGGAGACGATACATCCTTCCACTTTTAATAGTATAGCTTGATGCCCTATACTTTACTTTTAGAGCTTCCCTTCGATCCAGGGGGATGATTCCTTTTTTTCCGAAAATTACGAATTGGGGTCATCCAATCGGCGCCTTGGTGTATTTCAAGGTAGTTTTTCCTTTCGATCGAAGGCATCTTGGCTTCGGTAAGATAGATAGAACAAGTTAAGCTCTATGTTTAAGCCGAAGCTAGCCTAGATAGGGCATCTGCCCTGACTGTTGTTCTCCCTGCCTATTTAATTCAGTTCGAAGGTTTCAAATGACAGAGAGGAGTCTTTTACCTTTGCAACATAGGCCTTCGTATGGGGGTCCCTTTGCTCATATTCCCCTATGAAGTGCTTGACCACCAACATGGAGTTGCTAAATGCCCTTAAGTGCTTCACTTCAAGGCTTCGGGCTAGCTCCATCCCATGTAAAAGAGCTTCGTATTTGGCTTCATTGTTGGTGGGGGGGGGGAAGTTGAACCGAATAGCTTGGTATATTTCAAACCCATCAGGACCAGAGAGGATCAAGCCTGCCCCACACTTCTTTTCGATGGCTAAACCATCCAAAAAGAGCTTCCACTTTCCAGGGGTCCGGATGAGTTGTTCCTCAGGTGCAAGGTCCTTTGGTCCCGAGAATGTGCATTCTACCATTAAATTTTCCAGTGCTTGAGCTTTAATTGCAGTTTGGGGGACGAAATCGAGGTCATATTCTCCCAACTCGATGGACCAAGTGACGACCCTTCCCGAAGTTTCTAGCCTTGTCAGAATTTTCTTTAATGGTTAATCGGTGACGACCTGAACCGTTTAGCCTTGGAAATAGTGTCGTAATTTTCGGGAGGCCATGACCATCCCATATGCAAACTTTTCGGCGTTGGGGTACCTTGTTTCTGCATCCTTAAGCACATGGGACACGTAGAAGACATGATGTTGATTTCCCCCATGATCCTTCACTAGAAATGCTCCAAGTGTTCGGTCAGACACAGCCAGATAGAGCTAAAGTGTTTCCTTCGGATCAGGTCTCATTAGGAGGGGCCTTGGTAAGATATTCTTTTACTTCTTCAAATGCTCTCTGACATTCGGGGCCCCACTCGAAATTCTTCGACCCCTTGAGTACAACGAAGAAAGGAAGTGCTTTCTCGACTGATCTGGAGATGAACCGCCGAAGGGCTGCCCGTTGGCCGGTTAGTTTCTGGATGTCTCGGATACATTTTCGAGCTTCCATGTTGATAATAGCCTCAATTTTTTCTGGGTTTGCCTCAATCCCTCGTGCACTGACCATATACCCCAAAAATTTCCCATTTGCAACTCTGAACGTTCATTTGTTCGGATTTATCCTCATACTATTCCTTCGGAGAGTCTCGAAGCACTCTCTCAGGTCTTCGGCATGGGCTTGAAACAGGGATTTCACGATCATATCATCCATATAAGCTTCCATATTTCGGCCTATCTGCTCCTTGAATACTTTGTTAACCATTCGCTGAAATGTGGCTCCAGTGTTCTTAAGTCCGAAGGGCATTTTAATATATGCATAGGTTCCCTTCGGAATTATGAACGCTATTTTGGACACATCTTTACCGTTCATAGCAATTCGGTGATTTCAAGAAAAAGCTTCAAAAAAAGTAAGTACCTGGTATCCGGTCGTGGCATCTATTAATTGGTCGATACTGGGGAGAGGGTATTGGTCCTTCGAACAAGCCTTATTGAGATCCGTGTAGTCCACGCgcattctccactttccattggaTTTTTTGACGACCACCACATTAGCCAACCAGTCAGGATACCCAATTTCTTCAATAAACTTGGCTTCCAACAACTTTTTCACTTCGGCCTCAATGACCTTTTGTCATTCGGCTGTAAAAGTCTTCTTCTTTTGCTTGACCGGTTTGGCCTCGGGTTGTACATTAAGGCAATGCTTAGCCATCTTGGGGTCCAAACCGGGCATATCTTCCAGCCCCCAGGTGAACACGTCAGGATATTTCCTAATGAATACAATAACCTTTTCCTTATGATCCTTTTTCATGTTTCTTCCAATCCGAACCATCTTGCCCGAATGCCCAATTCAACTTATTCGACCCCGGCGGCTGGCTCAGCGATCGAACTTGAGAGATCCCTCTCGAATTTCTCTAGTTCAATATTCAGGGTCTCTCGGCTCCCACTTGGTTCGATTTTGGCCCTTTTTCTTTTTCCAGTTTCATTCGGTTTTTTATAGGCCTAGTCCTTCTCCAAGTCTTCCAGCATTATTATACGGGCGGTCTTCAAATCACCCCGCATCTCTCCTACCCCTTTCTCTTTTGGAAATTTAAGCTTGAGGTGTGGTATGGATTCCACCGCCTCGAAGGTCGacaagaaaggccttcccaagattgCATTATAGGACTCTCAATATGAACCACATAGAACTTTACAGGCTTCTCGACAGTGTATGGCAATTTACCCAAAAGGACAGGAAGAGTGATTGTACCTTCAAACTGTATTGGGTGTCCGCCGAAGGCATAAAGAGGGGCTTCGTCACAGGGTTCCAGTTATTCGCCCACCAGATTCATCTTACAGTATGTTTTGTGGAACAGGATATTGTTCGAGCTGTCAGTATCTATGAGCACTTTCCAAATTTTATTTTGTCCAATGAAGGGATTGATGATAAGGGGGTCTTCATGCGGATGAATGACATCCTCGTAATCTTCCGTACTGAAATTCATGGGCATATGGAGCTTCGCTTGGCCGAACTGATAGAGGTTGTACACTTGTCTGACGTACCTCTTCTTTGCCGACTTACTATCTCTATCTAGCACACTGCCCCCCGAAATTGTTTTTACTTCACCCCTTATCCTGTCTCTTCGTTCATGCTCTTCGGCTTCTGGCTCTTCCTGATTGTCCTTCAGCCCCAGTCTATCTTTTAGATCTCGGACGTACTGATTGAGTTCGCCTTTGATCATTCGTTCAACAAGCTTCTTGAGGTGGTAGCACTCATCAGTAGTATGCTTCTTGTCTTTGTGGTAATCACATTACTTGTCGGGATTTTTTTGTGTGATTTGGGACCTTCATCTTAGTTGGCCGAACGAACCCAGACTTTCCTTTAATCtcatggagaatcttggagatTGGTGCATTCAAAGGGGTGAATACATCTGAATCTTTATCTCGACGTCGTTCGACCCCGCGATTGGTTTCCTTTCTTCCTTCTTTCCTACTATCCCTTCAGTCACCCCCGGATCTTGAGCTGTCATATATCTCTGTTCGCTTTGACCGGTCATCCCTTCAGGAATCTTTGTAACCTCCGAACTTTCCAACTTTTTCCATATATTTAGGGCTGTAAAATGATCCGGGTAGAACCGGACACCACCGTGCTCAAGTATCGTATCGTTTTACTTTTAGTGTGTCCAGATTTGGGTCCGGGATCATATTATTTGGATACAAACTGATCCTGGGTATTTGAGGGCCGGATCCAAACCAAATATGAGCCGGTATCGTATTTTCATTTTCTAACCGGGTAGTTTATGATCCACCGAATACGATTTAAATATGATCCACTAATATTAAGTATCATTTTTATTTCAACTATTCAGATGATTATTGgtataaaattaatataataatataaaaataataaccATAAAAGTCATACTTTATAGGAAATTAAAACTGATATAAGATAtaaagaaatataaaataattatttactTACAAATATAAAGGGTTGAAAATATATTCTAAATATGGGGTCGAATCAAATATGAGCCATGGATCATATTTGGATATTCAGGTAGGATCattttatgaaaaataatatgAGATATAATTTGAGTCGGTATATGAGTGCTCAGATCCGGGATCATATTTTATTCGAGCTTAATTTTTCCGCCAGATTTGGATCGTTTATAAAACGGATATGAAACATGTATCATATTTTCAAGTCGGATATAAGCCGAGATACCGGATAGTCCTGATCAATTTATAGCCCTACTGGTATATTCTTTCCCCTCACATAGATATCATTGAGGGATTTTAAAGGGGAAATCATAAAAAGAGGAGTGAAGTTTTTTACCTTTATAGGGGTCTGGCCCCGCCGTAAGGAAGCCCATAGCTTTGACTTTGTCCAGGTTAGTAAAACTTCTTCCTTGAACCGAGCCAGGTAATCTCCAAGTTCTTCATTCACCCTCTGCCTACAGTGGACCAATGTTTCAGTATCATTCGCCTTTCGGCATAGGTGGGAATAGTACTTCAGGAATTTCCTCTTCAACTGCTCATACGAACCGATAGACCTGGGTTGAGTGACTTGTACCACATCTGTACCACATCGAAGTTGTGCCCTTCAaataagttttaaatattttgcAGAGCATGATGTCGTTATGTCCCATCCCAATCATTAATAGCTCGTACTTCTCATAGTGGTCCTCCGGATCGCCTTTCCCATTGAACTCATTCATTTTCGGGAATTGTCTTTCTTCGCCCGGAAGAGGTCGATATTGCTCAATTTCTTTGGTCACGATCGGTTCTCGGTCAACCCTCCTTTCACCGAAAATAAATTTTTCCAGATGAGTTAGCCTAATTCGGGAACCATCAAGTTCTTCGTTCGAATCAGAAGAAAAGCGTTGCTTTGTTCGCTTCCTCCTAGGTTGCGAATCAGAGTCAGACTCATCTTCTTCGTCATACCCCCCTTCGCTCTTTTCTTGTTTGGGTGATAGTTACTTTCTCATCGGCCTTTAATGCTTCGCGAAGTGCCTTTTCCTGTAGCTCAATCTCTTCCGTCTAGAGTTGCAAGGCCTTCAATCGCAGCGCATCGGCCTTCCTTCATTTTGCCCTGGCCTCAGCCTTCTTTTTGGCCTGATCATTCTCTTTTGCCTTGCTCTTCTCTGCAGCTAATTTTTCTGCCCGGATCTTTAGAAGCAAAGCTTCCTCCTCGGGAGTTGACTTGATGACCCCATCGGCGTCAACCAAGAAGGATGTTCGTCCCGCGTCGTGAGGAGTGAAACCAGGTGGTGTCGATTGCTTATGGATTGTGTTTGTCATCTTCTCAGTATCTCGTTACAATTCTCgtattcccacagacggcgccaaatgttactCCCAGATTTTTTCTATATACAAGAAAAGTGTTCGGTCTGCCAAGAACGCCATTTGGCTGTGACCTGAAAAGGAAGAGAATGCGATGGATTATCTCctcgattcacctccggtgtgagaataagtaATCTGGATGTTGAGTGGGTTTAGGAATATAAGAAAATAGAGAGAGTGTGTTGAATTGTTTGTTTCTTAGTTTTCCTGGGGTATTTGTACCCAAACTTGTATTAAATATTTGTCCATTATGCTTGAAGCACAAACGAAAGTTAGA is a window of Apium graveolens cultivar Ventura chromosome 11, ASM990537v1, whole genome shotgun sequence DNA encoding:
- the LOC141696177 gene encoding uncharacterized protein LOC141696177, whose translation is MVECTFSGPKDLAPEEQLIRTPGKWKLFLDGLAIEKKCGAGLILSGPDGFEIYQAIRFNFPPPTNNEAKYEALLHGMELARSLEVKHLRAFSNSMLVVKHFIGEYEQRDPHTKAYVAKKILGEAKGRWVEELPWVLWAYQTTPRSSTGETPFRLAYGTNVLVPVEMGPESYGTEFYNVKVNNFGLRVNVDLLEEEREASHQRNIKYLLQAAQHYDSGIKKRSFGVGDLVQRELAISMPTRRGKLQPN